In bacterium, the genomic window CGCCCGCGAAAGTCGTCTTGCAGAATCCGGACGTTCTGTTCGCCGTCTTGCAGGGCTTCGCCTGCTTCTGTCTCGTCTCCGGCGGGATCTACGCGCTGAACGACGTGGCTGATCTTAAGGCCGATCGTCTGCATCCGGTCAAACGGAATCGGCCGCTTCCCGCGGGGCGGGTATCGGTCGCGGCCGCTTCCTTCGTAGGTATTGTGTTTTCCCTGAGCGGAGTCGTGTGGGCTTTCACGATTGCCACCGGCTTCGGATGGATCGCGGCGGCCTATCTGGCCACCAATATTGTGTATTCGCTCGGGCTGAAGCGAGCCGTCATCCTCGACGTGTTGCTGCTCTCACTGGGATTCGTGTACCGGGCCATGGGCGGAGTCGCCATCGTCTCACGCTTCGTCAGCGAATTCTATCTGTCCTATTGGCTCATTCTCTGCACGTTTCTGCTCTCGCTGTTTCTGGCACTGGCCAAGCGCCGTCATGAGATGGCTACACTGGGAGACGCGGCGTCATCGCATCGCGCCAGTCTGGCGAACTACAGCCTGAAGATGATTGATCAGGCGCTGGCGGCCTTGACGGCGGCCACGCTGGTGTCCTATAGCCTGTACACGATCTCCGATGATACCTTGCGACATTACGGCACTCGCGATCTCTTCTGGACCTTGCCGTTTGTCGTATACGGACTGTTTCGCTATCTCTACTTGATCTACAATCGTTCCGAGGGCGGCGATCCCACGCGGCTTCTCATCCGGGACCGGGCAACCCTCATCAACGTGGCTCTATGGGCCGCCACGGCGGCCGGAATCGTTTATCTCAGATAGGAAACATCGCATGCCGGCGACTATCCATATGGCCGTAGTTCGTTGCGTCTTTCTCTGCGTGGCCACAGCCGGTCTGATCTGCGGCTGCAAGGAAGAGGACAAACCGAGTGCGATTGAAGGCCGCGTGAGCGTAACCAACGGCAGCGCAGCGGGCGTGAAGGTTGAACTCTACAACGCTCCGGCTTACGAGAATACTACGGCCTGGAGCACCACTGCCGCCCACCCGATGGTCGGATTCCCCTACAGCTTGCAGGCCGTCTTTGACTGGAGAACGGCGACCGCCGTGGATTCCTTGACGATATCCGGTGACGGCGCGTTTTCATTTCCCGACGTGGCCGACGGAAGTTATGTGGTCGTGGCTCGCAAACCCCATTATGGATGGAGTGTTCCCGTTCTCGTGGAATCCCGCGGCCAATCGGTTCAGACCGGTACACTCGCTCTGTTTCCTGAGGACTCGATTCCCAATCCAACCTACATGGCGCAAGACACTCGCTGGACAAGTGGGCGTCATTACGTTGTGGATCAATTGCTGGTGATCGAACCGGGTGTAACGCTAACCATCGAGCCGGGCGCCGTCGTGCGATTTGAGAACCTCGGCTACATGATCGTTTCCGGGGGACTGATCGCCGAAGGAACTCCAAGCGCCCACATTCACTTTACGTCCAATGCAGCGGTGAATCCACAGGCTTTCGACTGGGGATACGTGACGGTCAGCGAGGGCGCCGAACCACCGGTGATCCGCTATTGCACTTTCACCTATTGTGAGGTGGGTGTTCATTCCATCGGCGGGGGCGGGATGGTTGAGAACTCCTACTTCGCGAGGATCGGCAGTCAAGCGGTGAATATGAGCGGCGTCGGAGCCGGTGTGGGGGACTCCGTCATTGTACGCCGAAACGTGATTGACCACATCCCGGTTGGTGTCCATATCGGACAGATTCATGGCACGGGGATGGCCATCGAGCATAACGCGATTGTCAATTGCTCCTCCTATGGTGTGGAAGTGGACAGTGTGAACGGCGGACAAATATACTGCAACTGGTTTTTCAACTGTGGCCGCAGCGACACTCTTCCCGGACCCGCGACGGGAGTAACGTCGCTTTCCTTTATGTGGAATGTGGATATTCATCGCAATCATTTTCAATCCTCCTGGTATGCCCTGTCGCTCGGTTCAAGAGTGGACTCGTCGGTTCACATCTACGGCAACTACTTCTACTTGGTGAATCGAGTGATGAACGTGGGGGTGACTCCCGACCGCTCCGGAGTCTCGCATCCCAGATTTTACGGCAACACGATTGAGCGGTGTGTGGGATACAACATCTTCATGCACTCGTGCACGGTCAATTACCTGTCCATCAACGCCCCGGAGAACTATTGGGGCAGCGACAGCGAGTCCTTTATCATCAGCCGGTTCAACGACTGCAATCGAGATCGCACTTGCCCCTGCATTTGGTACCTCCCTTTCTTGACGTCGCCTTCCACCAATAACGTCGGCATCTGCGAGGGCTGACGGTCCGTGCAATACATCGGAAAGGACGTTCTGACGCAAGGTTCGCTCCTCCACCTGAATTCTCAGGTGGCCTGGAAACGTCTGCGATCCCGCGCCAAACAGGGAATTCGCAAGGCCCAAAAGGCCGGGATTCGCGTCGAGGAGAGCCGCGATCTTGTGCAAATGGCCAAGGTCTGGTACAACCCGGATACGTTGACTTCCCGATTGACGCCCGACCAGAGAATGTTTCTCGCCTACGTTGAGGATCAACTCGTCGGCGGCATCATTGTTACGCCCGTCACGCGCAATACCCTGTTCTATCATTATGGCGGCACGAACGAACTCGGGCGAACGATCGAGGCCAACGCCTATCTGTTCTGGCACATCGTCGAGACTTTCCAGGACACGCCCTACGAGTATCTTGACGTCGGCGTGAGCTTCCGCACGGAACTACAGCACTATTTCCAGAAGTACTGCACGCAACCCTATCCGATTCTGTTCCGCCCGCCGCCCGAGGAAGTCCGGCCGAGAATCGGCCTCGATCCCGTCGCCGCGGCCGATCTTGACTGGACCGAGCGGCAAGGCATCGCCGTGAATACGCAACTTTTCGAATTTTTTGAATCCGAGTTCAC contains:
- a CDS encoding decaprenyl-phosphate phosphoribosyltransferase: MTRSGEALAGLVQLIRPGHWVKNLILFAAVLFSPAKVVLQNPDVLFAVLQGFACFCLVSGGIYALNDVADLKADRLHPVKRNRPLPAGRVSVAAASFVGIVFSLSGVVWAFTIATGFGWIAAAYLATNIVYSLGLKRAVILDVLLLSLGFVYRAMGGVAIVSRFVSEFYLSYWLILCTFLLSLFLALAKRRHEMATLGDAASSHRASLANYSLKMIDQALAALTAATLVSYSLYTISDDTLRHYGTRDLFWTLPFVVYGLFRYLYLIYNRSEGGDPTRLLIRDRATLINVALWAATAAGIVYLR
- a CDS encoding right-handed parallel beta-helix repeat-containing protein is translated as MPATIHMAVVRCVFLCVATAGLICGCKEEDKPSAIEGRVSVTNGSAAGVKVELYNAPAYENTTAWSTTAAHPMVGFPYSLQAVFDWRTATAVDSLTISGDGAFSFPDVADGSYVVVARKPHYGWSVPVLVESRGQSVQTGTLALFPEDSIPNPTYMAQDTRWTSGRHYVVDQLLVIEPGVTLTIEPGAVVRFENLGYMIVSGGLIAEGTPSAHIHFTSNAAVNPQAFDWGYVTVSEGAEPPVIRYCTFTYCEVGVHSIGGGGMVENSYFARIGSQAVNMSGVGAGVGDSVIVRRNVIDHIPVGVHIGQIHGTGMAIEHNAIVNCSSYGVEVDSVNGGQIYCNWFFNCGRSDTLPGPATGVTSLSFMWNVDIHRNHFQSSWYALSLGSRVDSSVHIYGNYFYLVNRVMNVGVTPDRSGVSHPRFYGNTIERCVGYNIFMHSCTVNYLSINAPENYWGSDSESFIISRFNDCNRDRTCPCIWYLPFLTSPSTNNVGICEG